A window of the Alkalidesulfovibrio alkalitolerans DSM 16529 genome harbors these coding sequences:
- the ybeY gene encoding rRNA maturation RNase YbeY, whose amino-acid sequence MIVRDPGLPFLPGFPLGRVELARLCSLLLEALGLRGCRFDLRLVDDAGMAALNRKARGFPGPTNVLSFPSGEEPRKGAFLGDLVLSVETLAREAHLYGQEPTEHTARLLAHGLLHLAGLEHGETMDALTETAVEAAAGAFGRAFAQIP is encoded by the coding sequence GTGATCGTTCGCGATCCAGGCCTGCCGTTTTTGCCCGGATTTCCGCTCGGCCGCGTCGAGTTGGCGCGGCTGTGCTCCCTGCTCTTGGAGGCCCTGGGCCTTCGTGGCTGCCGCTTCGATCTGCGCCTCGTGGACGACGCCGGGATGGCCGCGCTGAACAGGAAGGCGCGGGGCTTTCCTGGACCCACCAACGTGCTCTCCTTTCCCTCCGGCGAGGAGCCGCGAAAGGGCGCTTTCCTCGGCGATCTCGTGCTCTCGGTCGAGACCCTGGCGCGCGAGGCGCACCTCTACGGCCAGGAGCCGACGGAGCACACCGCGCGCCTTTTGGCTCACGGGCTTTTGCATCTTGCGGGGCTGGAACACGGCGAAACCATGGACGCCCTGACCGAAACGGCCGTGGAAGCGGCTGCCGGGGCTTTCGGGCGGGCGTTCGCGCAAATCCCATGA